A single region of the Thermococcus zilligii AN1 genome encodes:
- a CDS encoding sugar phosphate nucleotidyltransferase has translation MKAVILAGGFGTRLRPISSTRPKPMVPVLGKPNLQYILETIEKIPEIDEVILSVHYMRGEIREFIDEKMADYPKDIRFVNDPMPLETGGALKNVENYVDGDFLVIYSDVFTNFNFRELIDAHKNNGGLITVAVTKVYEPERFGVVEADNDGKVTHFEEKPKRPKSNLVDAGIYMVNRKVLEEIPAGKEVYFEREVLPKFVARGEVYAYKMPKDYYWIDLGTPEDLFYAHQIAMDEIAKNNGYITVRENAEVPEDVEIQGPVYIDEGAKIGHGVKIKSYTYIGPNTIVEDKAYFKRAILIGSNIVKSGAEIKDSILGEGVVVGKNVLIKENAVVGDYARISDDLVIYGAKVLPWKKVDEYEAYIKVKLDPTKVRPGQYPDRCPLGLPECIYKKFKAIASEKPPCDECIENQWLF, from the coding sequence ATGAAAGCGGTTATTCTAGCCGGTGGTTTTGGAACCCGCCTGAGGCCGATATCCTCAACGAGACCGAAGCCGATGGTGCCCGTTCTCGGAAAGCCCAACCTGCAGTACATCCTGGAGACCATCGAGAAGATCCCGGAAATAGATGAGGTCATACTTTCCGTTCACTACATGCGCGGCGAGATAAGGGAGTTCATAGACGAGAAGATGGCCGACTATCCCAAGGACATACGCTTTGTAAACGACCCGATGCCCCTCGAAACGGGCGGTGCCCTCAAGAACGTTGAGAACTACGTTGACGGGGACTTCCTGGTAATTTACAGCGACGTCTTCACGAACTTCAACTTCAGGGAGCTCATAGATGCCCACAAGAACAACGGTGGCTTAATAACGGTTGCCGTGACCAAAGTCTACGAGCCAGAGCGCTTCGGTGTTGTCGAGGCCGATAACGATGGCAAAGTCACCCACTTTGAGGAAAAGCCCAAGCGGCCCAAGAGCAACCTGGTTGATGCGGGGATCTACATGGTGAACAGGAAAGTCCTCGAGGAAATTCCCGCTGGAAAGGAGGTCTACTTTGAAAGGGAAGTGCTTCCAAAGTTTGTCGCCAGAGGAGAAGTCTATGCCTACAAGATGCCGAAGGATTACTACTGGATCGACCTCGGCACCCCGGAGGATCTCTTCTACGCCCACCAGATAGCCATGGATGAGATAGCCAAGAACAACGGCTACATTACCGTCAGGGAGAACGCCGAAGTTCCCGAGGACGTCGAGATCCAGGGGCCGGTTTACATCGATGAGGGGGCTAAGATAGGCCACGGGGTTAAGATCAAGTCCTACACCTACATCGGGCCCAACACCATAGTGGAAGACAAAGCCTACTTCAAGCGCGCGATCCTCATCGGGAGCAACATAGTCAAGTCCGGGGCGGAGATAAAGGACAGCATCCTCGGCGAAGGCGTTGTGGTTGGAAAGAACGTCCTCATCAAAGAGAACGCCGTGGTCGGCGACTACGCGAGGATAAGCGATGACCTCGTAATCTACGGCGCCAAGGTGCTCCCCTGGAAGAAGGTGGATGAGTACGAAGCGTACATAAAGGTAAAGCTCGACCCCACAAAGGTAAGGCCCGGCCAGTACCCTGACCGCTGCCCGCTCGGCCTGCCGGAGTGCATCTACAAGAAGTTCAAGGCCATAGCCAGCGAGAAGCCGCCCTGCGATGAATGCATAGAGAACCAGTGGCTGTTCTGA
- a CDS encoding FeoA family protein: MIVPLNSLRPGEAGIVVNLQGGPNFRSRLYAMGLAPGAAVRVVSVYSSGPVVVEVGGTRLALGRGMASKVLVRKL, encoded by the coding sequence ATGATTGTTCCGTTGAACTCCCTTCGGCCGGGCGAGGCTGGTATCGTCGTGAACCTCCAGGGAGGGCCGAACTTCAGGAGCAGGCTCTACGCCATGGGCCTCGCCCCCGGTGCAGCGGTCAGAGTCGTCAGCGTCTACAGCTCCGGGCCGGTCGTGGTTGAGGTCGGGGGGACAAGGCTGGCCCTCGGGAGAGGAATGGCCTCAAAGGTTCTCGTGAGAAAGCTCTGA
- a CDS encoding TldD/PmbA family protein: MENLLRFGEKLFDELEIAVYRSRNVSASVELNEISMASTRSGAVTVIRGIKDKRLGIAIVDSDEPERIREAIEQAAKMSKLNGRDERWVSLPEPGKYRERQRPNYELEEASPDILVEKLVHGIKLVREKDKSAVVAGGAGGVSWEERHIINSHGVDVSQEGGAAYVYFELVGRKEGVVTPGIFDFDARRDLNLDVEGTVERAVQKVKWAYSVKASRNEDVPVILSPWAIAELFSYALLPAFSGERLVKETTPLAGKIGEKIASDVLTLYDDPFHPLSLEPAIADGEGVPTRKNVLIEEGTFRGFVWDNYWARVYGTESTGNGKRDLGSGGINIGFHNVVIENGKRSLEDLIAEIDRGYLVDGLQGAHSSNPDNGNFAVTANPAFLIEDGEVKGASVFLIAGNVYELLKQASEVTGEQAVIPFMTTMIAPHVKFENVKIAGK, translated from the coding sequence ATGGAGAACCTCCTACGCTTCGGCGAGAAGCTTTTCGACGAGCTTGAAATAGCGGTTTACCGCTCCAGGAATGTCAGCGCGAGCGTTGAGTTGAACGAGATTTCGATGGCCTCGACGAGGAGCGGCGCTGTAACTGTAATCCGGGGGATAAAGGACAAGCGCCTTGGCATTGCGATCGTTGACAGCGACGAGCCTGAAAGGATTAGGGAGGCAATAGAGCAGGCCGCGAAGATGTCGAAGCTCAACGGCAGAGATGAGAGGTGGGTCTCCCTCCCCGAGCCCGGAAAGTACAGGGAAAGGCAGAGGCCAAACTACGAGCTTGAGGAGGCTTCCCCGGACATACTCGTCGAGAAGCTCGTCCACGGGATAAAACTTGTCCGTGAGAAAGATAAGAGCGCGGTAGTTGCAGGTGGAGCCGGTGGTGTTTCCTGGGAGGAGAGGCACATCATCAACTCCCATGGCGTTGACGTCTCCCAGGAGGGCGGAGCTGCTTACGTGTACTTTGAGCTCGTCGGGAGGAAAGAAGGCGTAGTAACTCCGGGTATCTTCGACTTCGACGCCAGGAGAGACCTCAACCTCGACGTTGAAGGAACAGTTGAGAGGGCCGTCCAGAAGGTTAAGTGGGCCTACAGCGTCAAAGCCAGCAGGAACGAGGACGTCCCGGTTATACTCAGCCCGTGGGCAATAGCCGAGCTCTTCAGCTACGCCCTTCTTCCGGCCTTCAGCGGTGAACGCCTGGTCAAGGAGACCACCCCGCTCGCCGGAAAGATCGGAGAGAAGATAGCGAGTGACGTTTTGACCCTCTATGACGACCCGTTCCACCCCCTGTCGCTTGAGCCAGCCATAGCCGACGGCGAAGGTGTTCCAACGAGGAAGAACGTCCTTATCGAGGAGGGGACTTTCAGGGGCTTCGTCTGGGACAACTACTGGGCCAGGGTTTACGGAACCGAGAGCACCGGGAACGGTAAGAGAGACCTGGGGAGCGGTGGCATAAACATAGGCTTCCACAACGTGGTCATAGAGAACGGAAAGCGCTCCCTTGAAGACCTCATAGCGGAGATAGACCGCGGCTACCTCGTCGACGGCCTTCAGGGTGCACATTCAAGCAACCCGGACAACGGAAACTTTGCCGTGACCGCCAACCCGGCATTCCTCATCGAGGACGGAGAAGTCAAGGGCGCGAGCGTGTTCCTTATTGCAGGAAACGTCTACGAGCTTCTTAAACAGGCGAGCGAGGTGACGGGGGAGCAGGCGGTTATACCCTTCATGACGACGATGATAGCGCCGCACGTAAAGTTCGAGAACGTGAAGATAGCCGGGAAGTGA
- a CDS encoding TldD/PmbA family protein, which translates to MEALERALRWAEENLKAEYIELRYEDLRKTTLGLKDGVFTSFTGKLHRGVAIRVLEDGAWGFSSTSDLSNLEKKIEEAYKLAKAVAGTKKEKIELAEIKPVEDFVKSRMRVKPGEVDIGEKVNHLRELEKLLKENEAVKSVQLRYEDGGGRKLLLTSEGTRIEWDYNYLYQGVYVTGKADGKLAMARDSIGAVDYGWELMTEREPNEKVAGRVLRKMHSQLEGVAPKRGEWPIVAGPIVVGIIAHEALGHLAEADLTINSPFKDLIGKQIAPEYVTMSERHVEGGFGNDRYDDEGVPVRDIHIIENGILKEIMLNREYAAKWGMEPNGHARAESYRHAPIIRMRNTIFEPGDHSFEELIEDIKFGYYVVDFRGGQAQLNSAFQVGIQEGYVIRDGEIAEPIRDTSITGVAIEALKKISAVGNDFGLETGFCGKGQTAFVSSGGPHMRFDGGILIG; encoded by the coding sequence ATGGAAGCGCTCGAAAGGGCCCTCAGATGGGCCGAGGAAAACCTGAAGGCCGAGTACATTGAGCTCCGCTACGAGGATCTAAGAAAGACCACTTTGGGCCTCAAGGACGGCGTTTTTACGAGCTTTACAGGAAAGCTCCACAGGGGAGTCGCCATAAGGGTTCTGGAAGACGGCGCCTGGGGCTTCTCTTCAACCAGCGACCTTTCAAACCTCGAGAAGAAGATTGAAGAGGCCTACAAACTGGCAAAGGCCGTGGCCGGAACAAAGAAAGAAAAGATAGAGCTGGCAGAGATAAAGCCAGTCGAGGACTTCGTTAAGAGCAGGATGCGGGTTAAGCCCGGCGAGGTGGACATCGGGGAGAAGGTGAACCATCTCAGGGAGCTGGAGAAGCTCCTTAAAGAGAATGAGGCCGTCAAAAGCGTCCAGCTTCGCTACGAGGACGGCGGTGGGAGAAAGCTCCTCCTGACCAGCGAGGGGACGAGGATAGAGTGGGACTACAACTACCTCTACCAGGGAGTATACGTCACGGGCAAGGCCGACGGAAAGCTGGCAATGGCGAGGGACAGCATAGGAGCGGTTGACTACGGCTGGGAGCTCATGACCGAGAGGGAGCCCAACGAGAAAGTCGCCGGGAGGGTGTTGAGGAAGATGCACAGCCAGCTTGAGGGCGTTGCACCGAAGCGCGGCGAATGGCCGATCGTTGCGGGCCCGATAGTGGTTGGCATCATCGCCCACGAGGCGCTTGGACACCTTGCGGAGGCCGACTTAACGATAAACTCGCCTTTCAAAGACCTGATCGGAAAGCAGATAGCCCCCGAGTACGTCACCATGAGCGAGCGCCACGTTGAGGGCGGCTTTGGAAACGACAGGTACGACGATGAAGGCGTCCCAGTAAGGGACATCCACATAATCGAGAACGGTATCCTCAAGGAAATCATGCTGAACAGGGAATACGCGGCGAAGTGGGGCATGGAGCCGAATGGCCACGCCAGAGCCGAGAGCTACCGCCATGCCCCGATAATCAGGATGAGGAACACTATCTTCGAGCCCGGCGACCATTCCTTCGAGGAGCTGATAGAGGACATCAAGTTCGGCTACTACGTCGTCGACTTCCGCGGCGGCCAGGCCCAGCTCAACTCGGCCTTCCAGGTCGGAATCCAGGAGGGCTACGTCATCAGGGACGGGGAGATAGCCGAGCCGATACGGGACACCTCCATCACTGGGGTTGCCATCGAAGCCCTCAAGAAGATCTCAGCGGTCGGCAACGACTTCGGCCTCGAGACCGGCTTCTGCGGCAAGGGGCAGACGGCCTTCGTGAGTTCAGGCGGCCCACACATGCGCTTTGATGGAGGGATCCTGATCGGGTGA
- the feoB gene encoding ferrous iron transport protein B — MAMKVIALAGNPNVGKTTVFNALTGMRQHVGNWPGVTVEKKEGIFEYKGERFLVVDLPGTYSLTAHSADELVARDFLLNGNPDVVVNVVDATSVLRNLYLTMEIFEMGIKNVVIALNKIDLAEKKGIKIDVGRMSKVLGVPVVALSAREERGLEGLKEAILKVAHGEIAGTPVIPQYEPEVEREIEHISQCLEETRLASRYPPRWLAIKLLQRDDEVIKLVKRHLGEEKLNEIMTHIGELEEKYGRAIDLIIAGQKFEFIDRLTHEFMTHERLREETFTDQLDRILIHPVYGFVAMALVFYALFKFVFTFGLPLQEALDNAFSSFGEWLAPQIANETLSGLVGGIISGVGMVLSFFPLVFLLFFALSFLEDLGYMARVAVLMEGIFRRFGLPGKAIIPLILGLGCNVPAVMATRTLDEEKDRLVTMFVSPFIPCSARLSVISFLAGTFFGSNQALVALSVYLLAFGVALLSAWIVGHFIQGEGSPFVIELPEYNIPTWKTLLLHSWERSKEFVKKAGTVILAGAIAIWYFSNFPAPMGTGESYAEKLGHLFEPYIRLMGLDWKAAVSLLFGIVAKENVISTYGVLYGSEEAIRNALTPLQAYVLAVVTTLYIPCIATVGAIRAESGWKWATAVTLYTIGVASVIGIIVWHLGIALGVS; from the coding sequence ATGGCGATGAAGGTCATTGCCCTGGCTGGAAACCCCAACGTTGGTAAGACCACGGTATTCAACGCGCTCACGGGAATGAGGCAACACGTGGGCAACTGGCCCGGAGTAACAGTGGAGAAGAAGGAGGGAATTTTTGAGTATAAAGGTGAGCGCTTTTTAGTAGTTGACCTTCCGGGAACTTACTCCCTCACCGCCCATTCCGCTGATGAGCTCGTTGCAAGGGACTTTCTCCTCAACGGAAACCCGGACGTTGTGGTAAACGTTGTCGACGCAACCTCCGTCCTCAGGAACCTGTATCTGACGATGGAAATCTTTGAGATGGGCATTAAAAACGTCGTCATAGCCCTCAACAAGATAGACCTTGCCGAGAAGAAAGGCATAAAGATAGACGTCGGGAGGATGTCAAAGGTCCTCGGCGTCCCCGTCGTTGCCCTCAGTGCCCGGGAAGAAAGGGGCCTTGAGGGGCTGAAGGAGGCCATACTGAAGGTTGCCCACGGAGAAATCGCTGGCACCCCGGTCATACCCCAGTACGAGCCAGAGGTGGAGAGGGAGATAGAGCACATCTCACAATGCCTGGAAGAAACCAGGCTTGCCTCCCGCTATCCCCCGCGCTGGCTCGCGATAAAGCTCCTCCAGCGCGATGACGAAGTTATAAAGCTCGTGAAGAGGCATCTCGGGGAGGAAAAGCTCAACGAGATAATGACGCACATCGGCGAACTTGAGGAAAAGTACGGGAGGGCCATAGACCTCATAATAGCCGGCCAGAAGTTCGAGTTCATAGACAGGCTCACCCACGAGTTCATGACCCATGAGCGGCTGAGGGAAGAGACCTTTACGGACCAGCTCGACAGGATCCTCATCCACCCGGTTTACGGGTTCGTGGCTATGGCGCTCGTCTTCTACGCCCTCTTCAAGTTCGTCTTTACCTTTGGCCTGCCATTGCAGGAAGCCCTTGACAACGCTTTCTCGTCCTTTGGGGAGTGGCTTGCACCTCAAATAGCGAACGAGACGCTCAGTGGTCTGGTCGGTGGTATCATCAGTGGCGTCGGGATGGTACTCAGCTTTTTCCCGCTCGTCTTCCTCCTGTTTTTTGCCCTGAGCTTCCTCGAGGATTTAGGGTATATGGCAAGGGTGGCAGTCTTAATGGAGGGTATATTCCGGAGGTTCGGCCTTCCCGGAAAGGCAATAATACCCCTCATACTCGGGCTCGGCTGTAACGTTCCGGCAGTGATGGCGACCAGAACCCTCGATGAAGAGAAGGACAGACTGGTCACGATGTTCGTGAGCCCCTTCATCCCCTGCTCCGCCAGGCTGAGCGTTATAAGTTTCCTCGCCGGCACTTTCTTCGGCTCAAACCAGGCCCTCGTTGCCCTCAGTGTTTACCTGCTGGCCTTCGGCGTGGCCCTGCTTTCAGCGTGGATTGTGGGCCACTTTATTCAAGGGGAGGGCAGTCCGTTCGTCATAGAACTTCCCGAGTACAACATTCCGACCTGGAAAACCCTCCTCCTGCACTCCTGGGAGAGGAGCAAGGAGTTCGTGAAAAAAGCGGGCACCGTAATACTCGCGGGGGCAATCGCCATCTGGTACTTCAGCAACTTCCCGGCACCCATGGGAACCGGTGAGAGCTACGCCGAAAAGCTTGGACACCTCTTTGAGCCCTACATCAGGCTGATGGGTCTCGACTGGAAGGCAGCAGTAAGCCTGCTCTTCGGCATAGTGGCGAAAGAGAACGTGATATCGACCTACGGCGTCCTCTACGGGAGCGAGGAAGCGATAAGGAACGCCCTAACTCCCCTCCAGGCGTACGTCCTGGCGGTCGTTACGACCCTCTACATACCCTGTATAGCCACTGTAGGCGCCATAAGGGCAGAGAGCGGCTGGAAGTGGGCTACGGCGGTTACCCTCTACACGATAGGCGTGGCCTCGGTGATCGGCATTATCGTCTGGCACCTTGGCATTGCCCTGGGAGTTTCTTAA
- a CDS encoding 7-cyano-7-deazaguanine synthase: MPALEDAIGEIKNFSEKAGLLDKRILVMFSGGKDSSLALYLLKEAGLDVSALTFFHRWSWRETLRWAMGFTKKLNLNHFLVDITDGLLREAAGRKGPICINCKKVMLWNAKWFALNNGFDVLAKGDNANDKIIGALLDQCKTDIRLCEVPKIGIPTLRPLIKYTAEQVKALADEAGIRPYRMYEHVRRRQWREGCPLQYIDREETVTPELMDLAYRVNYEVSKIARERKVRVSVRVPGFEGMCRNCDSELSMKSGG, from the coding sequence ATGCCCGCTCTTGAGGATGCCATCGGGGAGATAAAGAACTTCTCGGAGAAAGCCGGACTTCTCGATAAGAGGATACTCGTCATGTTTTCAGGCGGAAAGGACAGTTCTCTTGCTTTATACCTGCTCAAAGAGGCCGGTTTGGATGTTTCGGCTTTAACATTCTTCCACCGCTGGAGCTGGAGGGAAACCCTAAGGTGGGCGATGGGGTTCACCAAAAAGCTCAACCTCAACCACTTCCTCGTTGATATCACCGACGGCCTCCTCAGGGAAGCCGCCGGGAGAAAAGGCCCGATCTGCATAAACTGCAAAAAGGTCATGCTCTGGAACGCGAAGTGGTTTGCCCTCAACAACGGCTTCGATGTCTTAGCGAAGGGCGACAACGCCAACGACAAGATAATCGGGGCTTTGCTCGACCAGTGTAAAACCGATATAAGGCTCTGCGAGGTTCCTAAGATAGGGATACCCACCCTCAGGCCCCTCATAAAGTACACGGCGGAGCAAGTCAAGGCCCTCGCGGATGAAGCTGGAATAAGGCCCTATCGCATGTACGAGCACGTGAGGAGGAGGCAGTGGCGCGAGGGCTGTCCGCTTCAATACATCGACAGGGAAGAAACCGTGACGCCGGAGCTAATGGACTTAGCCTACAGGGTGAACTACGAGGTAAGCAAAATCGCCAGGGAGAGAAAAGTCCGCGTCAGCGTCCGGGTTCCGGGCTTTGAGGGGATGTGCCGGAACTGCGATAGCGAACTATCGATGAAATCAGGCGGGTAA
- a CDS encoding mRNA surveillance protein pelota, with translation MEIIEENVKEGKIKVKAETLDDLWHLYHIIDPGDTVYAKTLRKQSQRSDSLRAEKVEAIPVFLGVKAEKINFHRFANQVRVTGPIVYASREDVPLGKYHTIAIEEGTVVTIEKPRWKEHHLERLKEAVEASKRARVMIVVIDDGEADMALVREYGVEVLSSTSHNLGGKRYDTDRESEEKRFFHDLAKTMEEVMNRERVEKAIVAGPGFVKETFYRFLQENYPELAKKVVVEDTSVTGRTGIYEVIRRGTVEKVYHENRVAKEVQLVEKVLENIAKNSGLAAYGLREVEEAVNYGAVETLLVLDELLKGEQREKVEGLMEAVRYSRGEVVVVSSEHEGGEKLKALGGLAALLRFRVK, from the coding sequence ATGGAGATAATCGAGGAGAACGTCAAGGAGGGCAAGATAAAGGTCAAGGCCGAAACTTTGGACGACCTCTGGCACCTCTACCACATAATAGACCCGGGGGACACTGTTTACGCTAAAACCCTCCGCAAGCAGAGCCAGAGGAGCGATTCCCTGAGGGCGGAGAAGGTTGAGGCCATTCCGGTTTTCCTCGGGGTTAAAGCGGAAAAGATAAACTTCCACAGGTTCGCCAACCAGGTTCGAGTCACCGGGCCAATTGTTTATGCGAGCAGGGAGGATGTCCCCCTCGGCAAGTACCACACGATAGCGATTGAAGAAGGAACGGTTGTAACCATTGAGAAGCCCCGCTGGAAGGAGCACCACTTAGAGCGCCTTAAGGAGGCAGTTGAGGCGTCAAAGAGGGCAAGGGTGATGATAGTGGTTATCGACGATGGGGAGGCAGACATGGCGCTGGTGAGGGAGTACGGCGTTGAGGTACTCAGCAGCACGTCCCATAACCTCGGCGGGAAGCGCTACGACACGGACAGGGAAAGCGAGGAGAAGAGGTTCTTCCACGACCTGGCAAAGACAATGGAGGAGGTTATGAACCGGGAAAGGGTCGAGAAGGCTATCGTGGCAGGCCCCGGCTTCGTCAAGGAGACCTTTTACAGGTTCCTGCAGGAAAACTACCCGGAGCTCGCAAAGAAGGTCGTTGTAGAGGACACGAGCGTGACGGGGAGGACCGGCATCTACGAGGTCATCAGGCGCGGAACTGTGGAGAAGGTCTACCACGAGAACAGGGTTGCAAAGGAAGTCCAGTTAGTCGAGAAGGTTCTGGAGAACATAGCCAAAAACAGCGGCTTAGCGGCGTACGGCCTCAGGGAGGTGGAGGAAGCTGTAAACTACGGTGCGGTGGAGACGCTCCTCGTTTTGGACGAACTCCTCAAAGGGGAGCAGAGGGAGAAGGTAGAGGGGCTGATGGAGGCTGTCAGGTATTCGCGCGGCGAAGTGGTGGTCGTAAGCTCGGAGCATGAAGGGGGCGAGAAGCTGAAGGCACTGGGCGGTTTGGCGGCCCTGCTGAGGTTCAGGGTGAAGTGA
- a CDS encoding AIR synthase family protein encodes MVELPPGKLRNELLREVVFPYLGVEDAKVIYGPREGFDSAVLEYDDEHYLVIATDPTLGVPRETFGFFTYHFASSDVAVFGANPRWLVVDLLLPPGTGREFLRTAMEDLHGECLKYGSSIIGGHTGVYPSVSEPTSTTTAIGVVRKHELKLPLAKPGDKIIVTAKVGLEFAVSAAYFREGELSKILPKKELMRLKRSFYFETAVPDALVARPYVRGMHDATEGGLTALHEIADNSGVGFRVYAEKLHLDPLVGKVLAFYGLEPWSVSSTGTLIAITPPENADSLIVELTKNGILAFELGEFTEEKDRILVENNEEKPFPEFREDPYVGLYGV; translated from the coding sequence ATGGTTGAGCTACCCCCTGGAAAGCTGAGGAATGAGCTGTTGAGAGAGGTAGTTTTTCCGTACCTCGGCGTTGAGGATGCTAAGGTGATCTACGGGCCAAGGGAGGGCTTTGATTCGGCCGTTCTGGAATACGACGATGAGCACTACCTGGTGATAGCGACAGACCCAACCCTTGGCGTCCCACGGGAAACCTTCGGCTTCTTCACCTACCATTTCGCTTCGAGCGATGTGGCGGTTTTCGGGGCTAACCCAAGGTGGCTTGTTGTTGACCTACTCCTACCCCCCGGCACGGGCAGGGAATTCCTCAGGACGGCAATGGAGGACCTCCACGGGGAGTGCCTGAAGTACGGGAGCTCCATAATAGGGGGCCACACGGGAGTCTACCCGAGCGTTTCGGAGCCTACCTCAACCACCACCGCGATTGGCGTCGTGAGAAAGCACGAACTTAAGCTCCCTCTGGCAAAGCCTGGTGACAAGATCATCGTTACGGCCAAAGTTGGCCTTGAGTTCGCGGTCTCTGCGGCGTACTTTAGGGAAGGAGAGCTTTCGAAAATCCTCCCAAAGAAGGAGCTCATGCGCCTCAAGCGCTCGTTCTACTTCGAAACTGCAGTCCCCGACGCCCTGGTGGCAAGGCCCTACGTCAGGGGAATGCACGATGCAACCGAGGGGGGCTTAACGGCTTTGCACGAGATAGCGGACAACTCCGGCGTTGGGTTCAGGGTTTATGCGGAGAAGCTCCACCTCGATCCCCTCGTGGGGAAGGTTTTAGCCTTTTACGGCCTTGAGCCCTGGAGCGTCTCCTCAACGGGGACGCTGATAGCGATAACCCCTCCTGAAAACGCGGATTCATTAATTGTGGAATTAACCAAAAACGGAATCCTGGCCTTCGAGCTCGGGGAGTTCACGGAGGAGAAGGACAGGATTTTGGTCGAAAACAATGAAGAAAAACCTTTCCCGGAGTTCAGAGAGGATCCTTACGTGGGGCTTTACGGTGTATGA
- a CDS encoding helix-turn-helix domain-containing protein, which translates to MKVGKLEKVLELIKGGTTREDEIAEKLGIAQEEVAGMIKILESLGYVERVEHGAESCKTCPLNKICWGSCLRPGVETFKLTDKAFSLKK; encoded by the coding sequence ATGAAAGTGGGAAAACTGGAGAAAGTCCTGGAATTGATCAAAGGGGGAACCACGAGGGAGGACGAGATAGCCGAAAAGCTGGGAATAGCACAGGAAGAGGTCGCTGGGATGATAAAAATCCTTGAAAGCCTGGGCTACGTTGAGAGGGTCGAACACGGCGCGGAATCGTGCAAAACCTGCCCGCTGAATAAGATCTGCTGGGGGTCTTGCCTCAGGCCAGGCGTTGAGACGTTTAAACTGACGGACAAAGCTTTCTCCCTAAAAAAGTGA
- a CDS encoding helix-turn-helix domain-containing protein has protein sequence MKRIKFSIPISLDYFNAFRGFLEAVEWGYGDTYFLLGSDVVKLVEVKFREGVKPEEVLGELLEIPYVKDAKLIPKNDHYLLCVRASLLHVPLPEDVSRFLEVQKRGMVVFEKSTFSTELVYIYVVCEEGLLGDVISAVKEVYGARVVSVEEYTPEKNLLLKLTGRQFEVLLLAYKSGYFDNPRRVTLREFSQMLGLSPSTVKEHLRKALRKILEEVIE, from the coding sequence ATGAAGAGGATAAAGTTCTCCATCCCGATCAGCCTTGACTATTTCAATGCCTTCAGGGGCTTCCTGGAGGCCGTGGAGTGGGGTTATGGAGATACTTACTTCCTTCTCGGAAGCGACGTGGTCAAGCTGGTGGAGGTCAAGTTCAGGGAGGGCGTGAAGCCGGAGGAGGTTCTCGGCGAGCTGCTCGAAATTCCCTACGTGAAGGACGCAAAGCTCATCCCGAAGAACGATCACTACCTGCTCTGCGTGAGGGCGAGCCTTCTCCATGTGCCCCTCCCGGAGGACGTCTCCCGGTTCCTGGAAGTACAGAAAAGGGGCATGGTGGTCTTTGAGAAGAGCACCTTCAGCACGGAGTTGGTTTACATCTACGTCGTCTGTGAGGAAGGCCTCCTCGGGGACGTAATCTCGGCGGTTAAGGAGGTTTACGGGGCCAGAGTGGTCAGCGTTGAGGAGTACACTCCTGAGAAAAATCTCCTTCTGAAGCTAACCGGGAGGCAGTTCGAGGTTCTCCTTCTGGCCTACAAGAGCGGCTACTTCGACAATCCGAGGCGCGTGACCCTCAGGGAGTTCTCCCAGATGCTCGGCCTGAGCCCTTCCACCGTGAAGGAGCACCTAAGAAAAGCGCTGAGGAAGATACTTGAGGAAGTTATTGAATAG
- a CDS encoding methyltransferase domain-containing protein yields MREFRLPAGAKILDVGCGVGRHSIELARRGYRVTGVDIEKGLFDPNPMTFFEEIEAPDGTKFPIREHVGMAPPGGGERERWTSTTSRSWFSQRSPLRPEVSFKLFQTRTCAGLTITTPSAYPKPVKTCRP; encoded by the coding sequence ATGCGGGAGTTTAGGCTTCCCGCCGGTGCGAAGATTTTGGATGTGGGCTGTGGTGTTGGGAGACACTCCATAGAGCTGGCAAGGAGGGGATACAGGGTCACCGGGGTGGACATAGAGAAAGGCCTCTTTGATCCAAACCCTATGACATTCTTCGAGGAGATTGAGGCACCGGATGGGACGAAATTTCCTATAAGGGAGCACGTTGGGATGGCACCGCCGGGAGGTGGGGAAAGAGAAAGGTGGACTTCGACGACATCGAGATCATGGTTCTCGCAGAGAAGCCCGCTAAGACCTGAGGTCTCTTTTAAACTTTTCCAAACCCGCACATGTGCGGGGCTAACTATAACTACACCAAGCGCGTACCCTAAACCGGTGAAAACATGTCGGCCATAG